In Tenebrio molitor chromosome 1, icTenMoli1.1, whole genome shotgun sequence, the sequence cgtttattatgttaattcatTTTTCTACGTCACAAAGGCGGAGACGTAATTAGACGACCTACGCAGCGCCTCGCAATACATTACATCTTTATCAGTGTCGTGTTTTCAGAGGCGTTTGTGTTTGCGCAAAAACGTTATTAGCAAATTGAATTAGTGTTGCGTTAACTGCAACAAATTGAAATTGCAACATCGCACTTCAGTATCGATTTTAAGTATCTCAATCTCATCTTTTTGTTACCATTTCGTTTTATCTCGGGATGTAATTTGTCAAGTTAAGCAAATCTGGTGACGAAATTGACCGTGGCAACATCGATAACCCCGCATTGCCAACTTGGACTGACGAACGAATCTCGACAAGAAAGATGTCATATCTTCttccttttcttcttttttcccGTCATACTTACAATGCCATATCTAGTCGCCTGCGACAAGGATCCATCTTCGCATACTCTGTCAAGCACGGTTCTTCTTGCCACCGCAAGCACGCCTTGTCTTCAGCATGCGATTCTGTCGATTTTGCTATTTCAATCTTCGTTTCGATGTTTTCTTCGCCGGTGTCTTTCTTCCACCAGAAAGGACTCGATTGCTTGCACGGTTGCACCCCCATGGTGTCCACATTTCTGGTATTCTTCTCTTCAATTATCTTGTTCTTCACGTGTTCTTCGTTCTCTTCTCTTTCCATCTTTTTCTGCAGTTTTCTCAAGCGTCGGTGCTCCATGCAGTCCAGTTCGTACTTGAAGGACCGGTAAAACACGCGCTCTGCAACAAGAACAAAGCATgcagaagaaaattacaaagatttccaaacaaaacaattcttagaaaaaatatttcgagaGATCGTTTAAAAAAGCGCAAAAAGCGATGACTTGACGGTTTGcagttgtttttaaaaagtgtgtTGCGGGTTGCATCGTTTGTCAGTTAATGCAGTAAGCGACACATGCGCCATCTCTTCGTCTTAAGTCAGTGTTACACTATTTAAGTACAGTTTACTTAATCACGAGTGGGGTCTTAGCAACATGATGCAAAATGTGTCAAAATTAACTGACGTTTGTATTTGTTGAcgcttttttaatttgtggtACGTACCGTTGTGCTTGAAGCGTACGTCGTAGCTGGGAACCACCTGCACTGTGTACTTCTTGCACATGTCGTGCAGGAAGTAGTCGTTCTTCCCCGGCTTGTCCACCCAGAAGGCCCTGGCGTTGTTGGTCCAGCGCTCCAGAACTTGAGGATTCACCGAATAGTCGATGTCCAGATTGGCCAACGTCTCGTTCTCTTGGTACTGAACGGGGGCGCAGAACTTTCGCAAGTTGCTCTGGGTGACTCTGGGCAGAGCCACAGGTGTGAACTCCTGGCAGGACCTCTGGTTCTGGTTCACATCCCTCAGGACGTAGTCCTTGGGCGGAAGTGGCGGCAAGGTGAACATGATGACTtacgaatttgacgtttactgTGCCGAAATGATTATTGTTGTTGTCATGCATCATTATCGATTGGCATTATTAAAGGGGCCGGAGCGGGACAAAGTGGGCTCCTTAAAGTCGATGCTTTCAACAAAAAGAAACACTTTTCTTGGCTCACCACTACGGGCTTCTTGGAGAAATAAATCTGGCGGCATTTTTCGATTGCTCATTTTACTCCAGGCGGAGAAATAGCGAAATTGGCTCATTTCAAacagatttttcatttttggttTTTAGACAAAAACATCAAtcggaatttttatttcttgtcaAGTTTTTGAATACGTCTAGATTGGCGCCTTTCGCCGCGCCACCTGGCGTCAAACTTCCGCATGTTCCTCAAGAGAAATGAGAGACTCggtatttgaaataaatttattaagaaaCTTTAAGGTCATTCTATGACagatttacaatttacatttgTTTTAAGTGTAGAATACATCTTATTGCATGTATCACTCGAAATTGTTTCCATTTGTCCAGCTGTCGGCGCTCCTGTGCTTCCTACTCGAACGAAAAATCGacgaaaagaaataaaaacttaTCTTAGAATACTGttataaaaattgcaattgaCTCATAACGCTAAAAAATACAATGGTACATAAAATCGGTAGATACGTTCACCTAAACTTTAGAAACTATTTTACATTAATAGTATTGACGTACATCGGAATGCTTCCTTATGATCATCGTTTTATACAATAAGTTATTCTATTGGATTTTACGctatttacattatttaccAGACATCCAAAACGTATCGTCtagaatttataaaaataataaactgaGTACGTAGAGACTCTAACAGCAAAATATTACATATATGGCACAAATGCTCTCAGTACTACACTCTGGAATGTAGCATCTCGTCAGGTAGAGGTACTTCGCGTTAGGAAAGACCAGTACGAGTGTAGAGTCGCTGTTCGACCAAACTAATTAATATCCGAAAAGGATGGAACTTGTTATTGTACTCCTAGtgttaatacaaaataaatcgaTTTAGTAGCTACCTCCAACCCTAAACATCActaattttataatacaatGAGTTACAATTTATAACTTGTGTAAAATACGATAacaaaatagaattttatcaAACACCTAAAGATAGACACTCTAACATCCGAATCTGGGAGAACGAGAAATGTGGATGCGAAtgttaaataattcaaattgtaCTAATCGGAATGTTTGTCTCAACTAGTATCGATCAATGTGAGAATTCTTTCTGTTGAGCATTTAGACGATTGATTGTTGCACGaactaaattcaaaattcgACCCGGTCTCAATTTTTGTCAACTGTCAAAAGTATGGACAGGAGATTTTATGGATTTCGATTTGGCAACGAAACTTTCACATTCTCGTACAAAATGCTGTTCCAATACTGACATTTGaatgactttaaaaataaatagttacAGCCTAAATACGATTTCTTATTAgatattttggaaatttgacCTAGTGATATTAATACAATATTCATACAATATAGTCAATTTAGCATTAAAAAACATAGTACTTTAGAATTTTGCTTAACGTTAGTTCAAAATACAGAATGATTTGTACACTTAGTAAAAATGCCGCGACGGcaactttgtttttgacttttaCATTCAAACTGTATAACTTACACGCACAAGTGAACATTTGaagtataatttaaaatcgaCGATCGCGATAACAACgagcttgtcaaaaatattggTCTGCGCAAGCCCAAAAGTGCACCAGCCATAACTGTACCAAACTGTACGACGACTACACTTTCCATAAGTACACACCATTCTGCACTGAACAGTAAAAACATGAACtcataatgataaataaataagaagtTTAATAGCTACAAGatgttttcagaaattttccCGATCTGCAAAATTTCTGAAACACGCTGTACATTAACACAGACGATAGTGTGGTTACGTATTATATTTAATATGATTGTtgattgttattaaatttagtaATTATCTCACTCGCGGCGCAActaattgaaattaacaactGACAATCATTTTTGGAATGATCTGACGTCCGACCATAACCTCGCTTTTATATCTTTGCGTTAAATGCCAGCGAGGCTGGACCCGACGACTTCCGTAACAAAACAATCACAGCTGCCAGCGTAATCCTGCTATTCCTAAACGAACAAACGCCTTGTCTGACGCTGTCGTAACACTGACACGATGAGTGTTACAAATCTTTGAATATCATGAAGTTAGAAACAAAACAGAGTCGGACAACTGTCAAATGGTGCACTTACGAAACTTCGATTTGTTGTTACGTTGTTACACTTTTGACAGTTGGTGGTAATATCAGGGTCGGGGTGTTATGTCAGTGTTACGTGACAGTAGTGTAACAGTTGGCCCTTTTGGCGGTCAGATTTATTGCTATCACCTAGCGTACGTAACAAAGAGAAAAGCAAAGACAGAGCCTTCAGCGCGGTCTACTTGAGATCGTACTCGGGGCTCTCCAGCCGAAAGTGCTTGATCTGGCCGTGCTCGACCAGAGGCGTAGGCAGTTCGTCATTGTCAATTTTGATCCTTATCCTATTAGTATCTGGAAACGAACAGGGAATGACCTTCTGGACGTCCCCGTTATGCGGACTAGCTATTGGCGTCTCTAGCGGGGAGTAGGGAACGTAAATTCTCAGCACGTCGGGACTGGGATTGTGCGGGGTGGCTCTGGGTGTGGAGTGTGAGCTGAGCGCCCTCTGGACGCTGCCAGACGCACCGATACCTGAACCGACCGAGCTGGCTCCTCCCACCGAGTTGTCCGACATGTTGCTGTGGGTGTCGAGGCTGTTCTCGTGGGCTTGCGAACGCGTCACCGTCGAGAAGACGGACAGGTCCGCCGTCGACGTCACGCTGGTGTCGGCCAACGACCGCCTGGACCCGGTGTGATCGCAGTCCAACAGCGAACTGGCGTCGTCGATGCTCGGGTCGAACGAGAACTTCGAACCTGCAACCGGACACAACGATAAAACAACCCGCGAGAGGGCGCCACGCGAACATGTTAGTGGTTACGATGATGTGGTGTTAGTGGACGGCCTCTACATATTGAATGCACTCGATTAGGCCAGGGTCAGTTCGGAAAGCGACAGAAGGATGATGTTAAGCGGCTCGatccaacaaaaattaaagtcTTGCAGCTAAATGAAAAGTGATTTCGACTGAATGCATCCAATATGGAATCGGCTCCAGTTAAGTACAAAAAGTCTGAAAGGCCTTACCATATTCAATAAAGCGTTAGGTATGTACACTTTACACCAATCACTCGTACTGAATGTATTTCCTTTTTCTTACAGAATATTACACCGAGTGTCAATCAACAAAACTGCCTGTAAATCAttccaaatatgaaaattatctTTTTACTCGAGAAAGTCAAAACGGCGCCGATTTCTGGTGTCGTCTGATTGGACATTTTGACAGTTGAAAAATATGAGATGCGTGTTTTTTATCCAGGTGTCTCGAACTGACAGGTCCCCACTGACACTTCAAAAACTCAATCGCACCGCAAAATCGTGGTGGGTACAGCTCGGGACAAAACACGCGAGACTTTTGGATTGTGTCGCGTCTTTTGCCCCACGTTGTACACCCccaaaagtgaaaattaatttttgtggtgCGAATGGGGGCCCTGTCGGTGCAAAGACACCTTGGTGCGAACTGACAGGACAGGGCTACGGGTAGATCTGATGGTCTAAGTCACGTGCTAACATGCAAAACCTACCAACATATTGCGGCTACGTCCCGTAGAGGAAAACTCAAATGCTGATTTCAGGCAATActagaataataattatccTATTTTACTTGATCGAAAACAAGGAAAGAAAAGAACTAAACAGGCCGCTGTCTAAGACACAACTGTTCCAACACCGACACCGTTAATGCAGAGGAAGTAGGAAAGAAAGTGAAGACATGCAGATAGAAATGTTTCTCACGACAAGACATCCCATTCGCGTTGGTAAATGGAATGTGTTGTTTGGTGCGAAAGTGAGAGGAATGTTCCCACTCCCGACAGAAGAACAAAGAGACGTCAGGGTGGGAACGGCAACCAAAACCAGGAGATGCTAGGTATAAGTATATTGAAAAGTGTACAtgacaacaaattaaaacgtaAAATATGCGTGAGTACAAGATACGaggtaataaaaattcaaacagtAACAACATTCCACAGTACAAGAGTATTGTCATTCTTAAGCGAACAGACTacaaaaaatctaacaaaaataaaaatggttgCGGttctgtttaaaataatttattttgttcgtgaGCGACTGCTCCGAGTTTATTTACACTgatccattttaaattatatacaGGAGTAGAACTAAAAAGTAcgtatcaaaaaataaatcggtAAAAAAAAGTGGTCCGAATCTGTGAAAGGAGCACGTCCTTAAAGCGGTTTTTTCTAATTGGGAATGTATCGTCTGCACTGGCACAACTTTAAAACGGTGCTCCCTCGCTCTAGAAGCTCGATCGAAAAACGAAAAGGACAGATCAAAGCCTGGTGCACTCGTCAACGCTACTCTCATCGCTATCACAAATACTAGTTTCGCTAGCTATGGTAATCACGCTACCGATAAAAGAAGTGTTATCTGTGTCTGTACCTGCAAGCCCTATGGAGTCACCCACTGACAGTTGACTCTCCTTCTCTTTTTCGGCCGAGTCTCGCGCCGCCTCGCTCACCAGAGTCACTATCTGGTTGGTGGCTTTCTCCTTTTCGGTGAACTGCTCGGTGCGGATGCCGACGATCTGCTCGAAGGTCGGCTCCTTGAAGATGCCGAACGGCCGGGTCGGCAGCTCGTCCTTGTGGGGCGGACCGGGGTGGTCCAGTTTCGCCTTCTTCAGTTCCTCCATCGACTTCTCCAGGTTGTGGACGACCACGTCGTCGTCGTACGAGAAGTCTTTGAACAGtttcacctaaaaaaacaattgacaTTCCTGTCAGCAAAGGGAAATCAACCAAATAATGTTCGAAAACTTGTTTAAAAAAGACCACCGGAAGTGTGACACCGCGATTTGTATTACCAACTCTaattttaaatggttgtgactCCGCATCAGACCGTTTCGGATGTACTGCACTGGTGTAAAAACATTTCACGGTCACCCGAGCTTGAACGTGTGTTTACAGTTGAAGCCGTACTCGccgatttaaaattataaggCTGCAACGTGGAGTTTaagattataattataaatattggaaaaaaaaactgaaaaaaaagcatttcTAATGTGATTACGGGCCAGCATATGGAACAAAAGCAccgttttttcttatttccattttaaatattaattaaatgagTTGTCAAAAACTTCCAAAATTGTTTGAAGTTCACTGATAAAAACATTTTGGAAACCTCTGACACCACGTACGCCGAGCCGGgagaaaaaatatcaaagtatGCTGTGACATGTCATGTTGAAGTTGGTATTACTGTCGCTgccattttgacattttgatttaaatttaaattcgatTTTGACTTACTTGTATGTAGTGAACGATAGAATCCATATCGTTGAGCTTCAGCAAATTCCGCTTGTGTAACTTGAGTATTGTGAAGGCCATAGCTGTAATAACTCTCTCCCCATCCAACAAATGTACATCCCAGATTCGAAGACAAAGATTAAAGGGGACCTACGAGTAAAAGTTGTCATT encodes:
- the LOC138122373 gene encoding uncharacterized protein codes for the protein MFTLPPLPPKDYVLRDVNQNQRSCQEFTPVALPRVTQSNLRKFCAPVQYQENETLANLDIDYSVNPQVLERWTNNARAFWVDKPGKNDYFLHDMCKKYTVQVVPSYDVRFKHNERVFYRSFKYELDCMEHRRLRKLQKKMEREENEEHVKNKIIEEKNTRNVDTMGVQPCKQSSPFWWKKDTGEENIETKIEIAKSTESHAEDKACLRWQEEPCLTEYAKMDPCRRRLDMALIGMPFRSEACNWYYTHYPPPNMQFIHKRFA
- the LOC138122369 gene encoding USP6 N-terminal-like protein isoform X1 produces the protein MNEGDLLKRSAEEREKIFKRYERGREEGAEIDPWEDPGFEVYHATDRYGFIHDKRLPSKVDPQEAKKLQIELERQKKWLKMLKNWDAPNVKEKLHSRVYKGIPNSLRTQAWCRLLNVEKVKKEHVGKYADMMRLARLHSTDARQIDSDVNRQFREHLHYRERYSIKQQSLFNVLTAYAMYNSEVGYCQGMSGLAGVLLMYMDEEDAFWAMHILLTDPKYAMHGLYKEGFPKLTRFLAHHDKILGKFLPKLKKHFDKHGVDAILYSLKWFFVCFVERVPFNLCLRIWDVHLLDGERVITAMAFTILKLHKRNLLKLNDMDSIVHYIQVKLFKDFSYDDDVVVHNLEKSMEELKKAKLDHPGPPHKDELPTRPFGIFKEPTFEQIVGIRTEQFTEKEKATNQIVTLVSEAARDSAEKEKESQLSVGDSIGLAGSKFSFDPSIDDASSLLDCDHTGSRRSLADTSVTSTADLSVFSTVTRSQAHENSLDTHSNMSDNSVGGASSVGSGIGASGSVQRALSSHSTPRATPHNPSPDVLRIYVPYSPLETPIASPHNGDVQKVIPCSFPDTNRIRIKIDNDELPTPLVEHGQIKHFRLESPEYDLK